From Acidobacteriota bacterium, one genomic window encodes:
- a CDS encoding DNA internalization-related competence protein ComEC/Rec2: MAHTPLLLPTVAFCLGLAAHSQVANSATTLWAAGALTLCLSWILWGRKRAWSCWIVLLLAFCMSGMAWKAIHELQFDRNHLRALVRSGALDLAAPCRVRGRCVRVSDGRAGAIHLEVEVQHLTNRFASFETRGKIRLHLNPMGGSLDSSPLPQAGDQVEILAYLRRPDNFNNPGQFDYRSYLELRGIFLTGNLKDPLLLTRLTRQPEFSWKDIASRMRQGCIGALDALPASEPARAVLKAVLLGDDSDLAEETRSRFRLNGLYHVLVVSGLHVGMMIAMVFALLKQLRLPRWLALTLTMASIGLYNLLAEGQIAIDRASIMGCLFLASLYFDRDRNLLHSLCLAAWWVLLKDPGWLDDSGFQLSFSAALAIAMVGLPILRLTTQPYGKALRSLESIHLDRNFPPRLAAWRVGLRLRSSSLAESLGIPQSAVCLGLLVWTYKLLLGLLDIVLVSIAIQAVLLVPLMVYFHRVVLPVVFLNMLVIPLVGMIIPLGFSYLACAGLFPQASWPLGWICGLLAECLLSLNLTFSEIPWLGFSLPQFPLGWVLAYYGTLALCVAHGVPRFLRLLGSSIWIASLAVLLSGTPGVKSESQELSLTFLDVRQGDCLLASWPNGPHLLVDGGGSWSGTGHRSQARATAFDVGEQVVAPYLWNRGVRSLEATILTHAHQDHMGGLDFILDNFEVKEFWLGNSTVGPDLRDLLKKATARGLKIRAFQAGDTLNFHGSQLEFLNPGCGPSDENINNDSLVLRMTYGRRSFLLTGDIEEPVEECLAALEADLQSDVLKVAHHGSATSTSSHFLNEVNPVIAVISAGKVNPFGHPHPEVVRRLQTFPLQLLRTDRQGAVTIRTDGNYLRTSAFSEEGGISIRFNQ, from the coding sequence ATGGCGCACACTCCTCTGCTGTTGCCGACGGTCGCATTCTGTCTCGGTCTTGCCGCTCATTCCCAGGTCGCCAACTCCGCGACAACCCTATGGGCCGCCGGCGCTCTCACGCTGTGCCTCTCATGGATTCTCTGGGGAAGGAAAAGAGCCTGGAGTTGTTGGATCGTGCTGCTCCTGGCCTTTTGCATGTCTGGAATGGCCTGGAAGGCCATCCACGAACTCCAGTTCGACCGCAACCACCTTCGAGCTCTGGTCCGATCCGGCGCATTGGACCTGGCGGCGCCCTGTCGGGTGAGGGGGCGTTGCGTCCGTGTTTCTGACGGAAGGGCCGGGGCGATCCACCTGGAAGTGGAAGTTCAACATCTGACTAACCGATTCGCCAGCTTTGAGACCCGGGGAAAGATACGCCTACACCTCAACCCCATGGGCGGTTCCCTCGACTCCTCCCCTCTTCCGCAAGCAGGAGACCAGGTAGAGATCCTCGCCTACCTGCGACGACCGGATAATTTCAACAATCCGGGGCAGTTCGACTATCGGTCCTACCTGGAGCTTCGCGGCATCTTTCTGACCGGGAACTTGAAGGACCCACTCCTGCTGACCCGTCTCACACGACAACCGGAATTTTCCTGGAAGGACATTGCCAGCCGAATGCGTCAAGGCTGTATTGGTGCGCTGGATGCCCTGCCGGCATCCGAGCCGGCCAGGGCCGTTCTGAAAGCCGTCCTGCTCGGAGATGACAGTGACCTTGCGGAGGAAACCAGGTCCCGTTTTCGATTGAACGGTCTCTATCACGTACTGGTGGTCTCGGGACTGCATGTGGGCATGATGATTGCCATGGTCTTTGCCCTGCTCAAACAACTCCGGCTTCCGCGCTGGTTGGCCCTGACCTTGACCATGGCGTCGATCGGCCTCTACAACCTCCTGGCCGAGGGACAGATCGCCATTGACCGGGCCTCGATCATGGGTTGCCTGTTTCTGGCCAGCCTCTATTTCGACCGGGACCGCAACCTGCTCCACTCCCTTTGCCTGGCGGCCTGGTGGGTCCTGCTTAAAGATCCCGGATGGTTGGATGACTCCGGTTTCCAACTCTCTTTCTCGGCCGCGCTGGCGATCGCCATGGTGGGACTGCCTATACTGCGCCTCACCACTCAACCCTACGGGAAGGCTCTCAGGTCTTTGGAATCTATCCACCTGGATCGCAATTTTCCCCCTCGCCTGGCCGCTTGGCGGGTCGGCTTGAGACTCCGCAGCTCGAGCCTGGCGGAGTCTTTGGGCATTCCGCAATCGGCCGTTTGTCTCGGTCTGTTGGTCTGGACCTACAAGCTTCTCCTGGGACTCCTGGACATTGTCCTGGTTTCCATTGCCATACAGGCCGTGCTGCTGGTTCCCTTGATGGTCTATTTTCACCGGGTGGTGTTACCGGTCGTATTCCTCAACATGCTGGTCATTCCCCTGGTCGGAATGATCATACCCCTTGGATTTTCATACCTGGCCTGTGCCGGTCTGTTCCCGCAAGCTTCCTGGCCGCTCGGTTGGATATGCGGACTCCTGGCCGAATGCCTCTTGAGCCTCAATCTCACCTTTTCCGAAATCCCCTGGCTCGGGTTTTCCCTGCCCCAGTTTCCCCTGGGCTGGGTGTTGGCCTATTACGGCACCCTGGCCCTGTGTGTGGCCCATGGAGTCCCCCGGTTCTTGAGGCTGTTGGGCAGCTCCATCTGGATCGCCTCGCTGGCGGTCCTGCTGTCGGGCACACCGGGAGTCAAGTCGGAATCGCAGGAGTTGAGCTTGACCTTTCTGGATGTGCGACAGGGAGATTGCCTCCTGGCAAGCTGGCCGAACGGCCCCCACCTTCTGGTCGATGGCGGTGGCAGTTGGTCCGGAACCGGCCACCGATCCCAAGCCAGGGCAACGGCCTTCGATGTTGGAGAACAGGTGGTTGCGCCCTATCTCTGGAACCGTGGAGTTCGATCTCTGGAAGCGACGATCCTGACCCACGCCCACCAGGATCATATGGGGGGCCTGGACTTCATTCTGGACAACTTCGAAGTCAAGGAGTTCTGGCTCGGAAACAGCACCGTTGGACCCGATTTGCGTGATCTGCTCAAGAAAGCAACGGCACGCGGACTCAAAATCAGGGCATTCCAGGCCGGGGACACACTCAATTTCCACGGCTCCCAATTGGAATTCCTCAATCCCGGCTGCGGCCCTTCCGACGAAAACATCAACAACGATTCTCTTGTTCTGAGAATGACCTACGGTCGGCGCTCATTCCTGTTGACCGGTGACATCGAGGAGCCTGTAGAGGAATGCCTCGCAGCCCTTGAGGCCGACCTTCAATCGGACGTATTGAAGGTGGCCCACCATGGAAGCGCGACTTCGACCTCTTCACACTTCCTGAATGAAGTGAATCCGGTAATTGCCGTGATTTCGGCGGGCAAGGTCAATCCGTTTGGCCATCCTCACCCTGAAGTGGTCAGGCGTTTGCAGACCTTCCCCTTGCAACTGCTCCGCACCGACCGACAGGGAGCTGTCACCATCCGCACCGACGGGAACTACCTGCGAACCTCCGCCTTTTCGGAGGAAGGCGGAATTTCGATTCGCTTCAATCAGTAA
- a CDS encoding 6-carboxytetrahydropterin synthase — MDFCYGHRLLNYEGKCRHLHGHNGRVEVEVASKHLDHRGMVVDFGDINKVIKTWIDAELDHKMLLHREDPLVAVFHEHRQPCYLMDANPTAENIAKVIYEYAHSQGLQVAEVRLWETPNSFASYGRRAPG; from the coding sequence ATCGATTTCTGCTACGGCCATCGCCTGCTCAACTATGAGGGGAAATGTCGGCATCTCCACGGCCACAACGGCAGAGTTGAAGTAGAGGTTGCCAGCAAGCATCTCGACCATCGGGGCATGGTGGTCGATTTTGGCGACATCAACAAGGTCATCAAGACCTGGATCGATGCCGAACTGGATCACAAGATGCTGCTGCATCGGGAGGACCCGCTGGTCGCCGTGTTTCACGAGCATCGGCAACCCTGTTACCTGATGGACGCCAACCCCACTGCCGAAAATATCGCCAAGGTTATCTACGAATATGCGCATTCTCAGGGACTGCAGGTCGCCGAAGTCCGGCTCTGGGAGACGCCCAATTCCTTCGCTTCCTATGGTCGGCGGGCGCCGGGTTAG
- a CDS encoding putative sulfate exporter family transporter, translated as MRAWKKLVTVEDWWAVWIGFLVLGAVFLGVVSAVPKIPKWQTLDEVLAAVPGVPLLLLMIGLGGLSVLAMGAIQRQAGRFAVGFPVLFCLALLSFLVAGNRSLAAYGLSYALWALLIGLAWSNLLGVPSWLKPSVRSELFIKTGLVILGAEIIFGNILTLGRYGVLVAWGVTPVVLVSMFWFGYRRLKLAPSFAVTIAAATSVCGVSAAIAAASASKAKKEELTLAVAMTLIFTVLMMVLMPLVCRWMELDMIVAGAWLGGTIDSTGAVVAAGQMLGDQSMQAAAVIKMIQNASIGLVALLIALYWVTRVEPNEGRRPGAIEIWNRFPKFVLGFIAASCVVSLVLVPLLGTESVGQSLQASKAIRTWLFCLAFLCIGLESDFRALARQMAGGRPLLLYWSGQTLNIVLTLLAAWLAFSGILFPKIVLEIP; from the coding sequence ATGCGCGCCTGGAAAAAACTGGTTACCGTGGAGGACTGGTGGGCCGTCTGGATCGGATTCCTGGTTTTGGGAGCAGTGTTTCTGGGTGTGGTTTCGGCGGTTCCCAAAATTCCCAAGTGGCAGACCCTCGATGAAGTCCTGGCGGCGGTACCCGGGGTGCCGTTGCTGCTCCTGATGATTGGGCTTGGAGGGTTGTCCGTGCTGGCTATGGGCGCCATCCAGCGGCAGGCCGGTCGTTTCGCGGTCGGATTCCCTGTTCTGTTCTGCCTGGCCCTGCTCAGTTTTCTCGTTGCCGGGAATCGCAGCCTGGCGGCTTACGGCCTGAGTTATGCCCTGTGGGCTCTACTGATCGGACTGGCCTGGAGCAACCTGCTGGGAGTCCCTTCATGGCTGAAACCCTCGGTGCGTTCGGAGCTATTCATCAAGACCGGCCTGGTGATCCTGGGGGCCGAGATCATATTTGGCAACATCCTCACTCTTGGCCGGTACGGCGTCCTCGTAGCCTGGGGAGTCACACCGGTTGTTCTGGTCTCCATGTTCTGGTTTGGTTACCGGCGGCTTAAACTGGCGCCGTCCTTCGCCGTCACCATCGCCGCGGCTACATCCGTCTGCGGGGTCTCCGCGGCCATCGCCGCGGCCAGCGCCAGCAAGGCCAAGAAGGAGGAACTGACACTGGCCGTGGCCATGACCCTGATCTTCACGGTGCTGATGATGGTCCTCATGCCTCTGGTCTGCCGCTGGATGGAACTGGACATGATTGTAGCCGGCGCCTGGCTGGGAGGGACCATCGACTCCACCGGCGCGGTGGTGGCTGCCGGACAGATGTTGGGAGACCAATCCATGCAGGCGGCTGCGGTGATCAAGATGATTCAAAACGCTTCCATTGGCCTGGTAGCCCTCTTGATCGCCCTCTATTGGGTCACACGAGTGGAGCCAAACGAGGGCCGTCGTCCCGGAGCGATCGAGATCTGGAATCGGTTTCCCAAATTCGTCCTGGGTTTCATTGCAGCCTCCTGCGTGGTTTCGCTCGTGCTGGTCCCCCTGCTGGGAACCGAGTCGGTAGGCCAGTCCCTGCAGGCATCCAAGGCCATTCGTACTTGGCTGTTCTGCCTGGCATTCCTTTGCATAGGACTTGAATCCGACTTTCGTGCGCTGGCGCGGCAAATGGCCGGGGGACGGCCGTTGCTGCTCTACTGGTCGGGTCAGACGCTGAATATCGTACTCACCTTGCTGGCAGCCTGGCTGGCCTTTTCCGGGATCCTTTTTCCGAAAATTGTTTTGGAAATTCCCTAA
- a CDS encoding SDR family NAD(P)-dependent oxidoreductase — protein sequence MRLKDKVAVVTGASGGLGAGICEAFASEGADCVVVYHSDRAEAEKTAAKVAGLGRRAEVLRTDVSDEAQVKKLFATTRDRFGHLDILVANAGIGVARPLLDSTLDDFERVIRTNLIGTYLTVREGARLMTGRGRGKIVTMSSVHGLGGTHQGSLYEATKAGIINFTRGAAFDLSEWNIQINCIAPGAVPVPKDPPPAADSALYKAWMQYTPLGRFGTPHDVARTAVFLASPDTDWITGQVISVDGGITAGPLIPSFNHYGPKPKME from the coding sequence ATGCGACTCAAGGACAAAGTAGCTGTAGTGACCGGAGCCTCCGGTGGCCTGGGAGCCGGCATCTGCGAGGCTTTCGCCTCGGAAGGCGCCGACTGCGTGGTGGTCTATCACAGCGACCGGGCGGAAGCGGAGAAAACAGCGGCCAAGGTAGCTGGCCTGGGGCGCCGGGCCGAGGTCTTGAGAACCGATGTCTCGGATGAAGCCCAGGTCAAAAAGCTGTTCGCAACCACCCGCGACCGTTTCGGGCACCTGGATATTCTGGTCGCCAACGCGGGAATCGGAGTCGCCAGACCCCTGCTCGATTCCACCCTCGACGACTTTGAGCGGGTCATTCGGACCAATTTGATCGGCACCTATCTGACGGTCAGAGAAGGAGCCCGCCTCATGACCGGGCGAGGGCGCGGAAAGATCGTGACCATGTCTTCCGTCCATGGACTCGGAGGCACACATCAGGGGTCGCTTTACGAAGCCACCAAGGCCGGCATCATCAACTTTACCCGGGGAGCCGCCTTTGATTTGTCCGAATGGAATATCCAGATCAACTGCATTGCTCCGGGAGCCGTCCCGGTTCCCAAGGACCCTCCGCCTGCCGCGGACTCGGCACTCTACAAGGCCTGGATGCAGTACACACCTCTGGGCCGATTCGGGACACCTCACGACGTCGCCAGGACGGCAGTGTTCCTGGCCAGTCCCGATACCGACTGGATCACCGGCCAGGTGATTTCAGTCGACGGCGGTATTACGGCCGGCCCGCTGATTCCCTCTTTCAACCACTATGGACCCAAACCCAAAATGGAGTGA
- a CDS encoding aldo/keto reductase, with protein MELRRLGKTDMEVSILGFGGAEIGLESPGASLETVTRLLNAALDEGLNLIDTGECYGSSEELIGRSVSGRRQDYYLFTKCGHPNGLPGEDWRQDSLLRSIQRSLRRLRTDCLDLVQLHSCSEDALLEGTVIEALQRARERGYCRYIGYSGDSRAAYYAAQCQAFDCLQISISIADQEALDLALPLAHEQHLGVIAKRPLANAAWRTGRQPANSYHHTYWDRLQRLNYPFVKDELETSISTALRFTLSAPGVHTAIVGTLTPGRWRQNAALLEAGPLPSSQFDAIRKRWSEVAEASWFGQT; from the coding sequence GTGGAACTCAGAAGACTGGGCAAAACCGACATGGAGGTCAGTATCCTCGGTTTCGGGGGCGCCGAAATCGGTTTGGAAAGTCCGGGGGCATCGCTGGAGACGGTGACACGCCTGCTCAACGCTGCTTTGGACGAGGGATTGAACCTGATCGACACCGGCGAGTGCTACGGGTCCAGCGAGGAGCTCATAGGGCGGTCCGTTTCGGGACGCCGCCAGGATTACTACCTGTTCACCAAGTGCGGCCATCCGAATGGACTGCCGGGGGAGGACTGGCGGCAGGACTCGCTGCTGCGGAGCATCCAACGCAGCTTGCGGCGACTGCGGACCGACTGCCTGGACCTGGTCCAACTGCACAGTTGTTCGGAAGACGCTCTGCTCGAGGGAACGGTGATCGAAGCCCTGCAGCGTGCACGGGAACGGGGCTATTGCCGCTACATCGGTTACAGCGGCGACAGCCGGGCCGCCTATTACGCGGCGCAATGCCAGGCCTTCGATTGCCTGCAGATTTCCATCAGCATTGCCGATCAGGAAGCGCTGGATCTGGCGCTTCCCCTGGCCCATGAACAACACCTGGGCGTGATCGCCAAGCGCCCGCTGGCCAATGCTGCCTGGAGAACCGGAAGGCAGCCCGCCAATTCCTACCACCACACCTATTGGGATCGCCTCCAGCGGTTGAACTATCCCTTCGTCAAGGACGAACTGGAGACTTCGATTTCGACGGCGCTGCGTTTCACCTTGAGCGCCCCCGGCGTGCACACGGCCATCGTGGGCACGCTGACGCCAGGGCGGTGGAGACAGAACGCTGCCCTGCTCGAAGCCGGTCCCCTGCCCTCCTCTCAATTCGATGCGATCCGTAAGCGTTGGAGCGAAGTGGCGGAGGCATCCTGGTTCGGACAGACTTGA